Part of the Desulforegula conservatrix Mb1Pa genome is shown below.
GGTACAGGTTCTCTGTACACATAGATATCAGAGGGCATTACACATCCTCTCCTTAATCTCGTGTCCCATCCTCTGGGAAGGCAGCATCCCTTGTGATGGCTGTAATGATGATGTTTTTTGTGGTGTCTGTGCTCGTATCTGTCGTCATCATCATAATGGTGTTCGACAACAGTTCTGTGATACTCAACCACTGTTGGCTGGGGCTGAACAATGTCGACATCAAGCCATGGATCCTTGCTGCCGTGGTGGTTACTGCTGTAGTATGTGTTTCCGCCACTGTGTTTTGAAACGTAATGTTCTGCGTGAACTCCGCTTGGAGCAACTCCTGCAAAAAATATTGCTCCTGCTATAAATGCGAATCCTTTTAAAACGCATTCCTTATTCATTTTGGTCTCCGGTTAATTACCTTAGCCACAATGTTTTTATAATAAAATTAAATAAAAACATTATTTATTATATATCATATTGAGCCTGTTTTGTCGATGAGCATGATTATGTGTGCTGATTATTCGTTTTGGAATCTTTATTTCCCGCAAAGTTGATCATAAAGTCTTTCAAAATCCGAATATGTCATCTGATCAGTATGATAACCGAGTATATGTCTTCTCAATCCCTTTCCTGTTTCGGCCCTTTTGTCAGGGCTTAAAATAAGAGGAAGGCATTTCTGGGCGAATCTGTCCGCAAGCTTCTTTTCATCCTTGCAATCAGGGACAAGAAGTTCAGCGGGAAGAAGTTCCGACTGCGCTCCCACATCAGCAAATACAAGAGGCGTTTCCATTGCCATCGACTCGAATGTTACAAGCGCGACACCTTCATTGGCTGAAGGCATGACAAGAAGATCTATGTCCCTGTAAAATGACTTCAGTTCCGAAATATTCCCGGTAAGCTTGATTTTGTCTTCAAGCCCAAGTTTTTTAATTCTTTCTATTACTTTTTCATCAAGATAACCGCTGCCAGCCATTATAAAGCATATGTCATTTTCGCTCTGTTTGTCTGTGGGCAGTTTTTTAAGCATCTGTGCGACTGCTTCAACAAACACCAACGGTCTTTTCTGTTCTACGAATCTTCCGAGGAAAGCAACTACGCAGGCTGAATCAGGGATGTTGTATTTATCTCTAATAACGCCAGCCGGAATTATTGCCGGATCAAATTCATTAACATCAACATTAAGGTATATAAGCGTCATCTTGTTTTCAGGGACATGCCATCTTTGTCCGAGGAAGTCCTTGATCTGTATGCAGGCAACATGGTGCATATCGAGGAAAGGCTCTGCAAATCTGGCCGAATAATCAGGGTATCCGCCTGGAATTGGCGGCAGTTCTATTATATATAGACTGTCCATGATTTTAACTTTAGTGTTGAATCGTCTTATATGAGCAAGGCTTCGGTAGAATTCAGGCGCATGATTGATGTGCACGAGTTTGATTTTTCTTGATTTAAGAAAATGAACGTAAAATGATTTAAAAAGATTTCTTTCAAGAAAATCAGGAAGATGGAAAATTTCCTCTACATGGTCTTTTACAAGATACTCCCAGGGATTATCAGAGGCCACATCTGTTATAAGGTATACGGCGAATTTATATTTTGGGAGATGTCTTACCAGCTCGATCGCAAATCTTTCCGCTCCGCTGACCTCAAGCCAGTGCATAACCATCAGAACCGGAATTCTTTCACCTGTGTCAGCCGGTCTGACCGCAATACTTATATCATCCATCCCTGATTCCCAGGATTTTTTGACCGCAATGTCAGGCTCTGCCGCAGGATATATATTATAAGGATTTTCTGGCTTTATAAGATGTATGAGATTTTTGAGGTGCATTCTTATTTCAGGAGAAAGACTGGTTCTTGCTTTATCCTTTATAAGGCTCTTTATTTCAGCAAAGCTCATCGATTTTTTTTCAGGAAGTTTGATTTTGTGCTTAGCCTCAAAAACAGGTCTTGTAAGAGTCGCTGTGCTAAGGC
Proteins encoded:
- a CDS encoding glycosyltransferase, with product MKAICRGYSYVCFSNNNLSANHFDTQSLKEAGSSENTDLWFTSSGLGSEISIPDNLFEKMAWAILTRPYLDLLIQPLYILIETGVPEITENLSAEFIEKTIETGFIAVFTNHHKNIFKEPRRITSKERSNPTYANSHNLSSFHDSPEDFIRKALKSGLSTATLTRPVFEAKHKIKLPEKKSMSFAEIKSLIKDKARTSLSPEIRMHLKNLIHLIKPENPYNIYPAAEPDIAVKKSWESGMDDISIAVRPADTGERIPVLMVMHWLEVSGAERFAIELVRHLPKYKFAVYLITDVASDNPWEYLVKDHVEEIFHLPDFLERNLFKSFYVHFLKSRKIKLVHINHAPEFYRSLAHIRRFNTKVKIMDSLYIIELPPIPGGYPDYSARFAEPFLDMHHVACIQIKDFLGQRWHVPENKMTLIYLNVDVNEFDPAIIPAGVIRDKYNIPDSACVVAFLGRFVEQKRPLVFVEAVAQMLKKLPTDKQSENDICFIMAGSGYLDEKVIERIKKLGLEDKIKLTGNISELKSFYRDIDLLVMPSANEGVALVTFESMAMETPLVFADVGAQSELLPAELLVPDCKDEKKLADRFAQKCLPLILSPDKRAETGKGLRRHILGYHTDQMTYSDFERLYDQLCGK